A region of Deinococcus rubellus DNA encodes the following proteins:
- a CDS encoding DUF1990 family protein produces the protein MQLAYHSPAAFSRVLERVSRLNPTYSRLGVTLEPTPHMEQHRVVLGSGERTFQQARAALRGWQTHQSRWLRLYPGGGPPAEGQTVLVLLCLAGWCLAFGCRIVRVLDDERRTGFAYGSLPGHPERGEELFLIEWHEDDRVTFTLRAVSQPANWVYRLGRPAAELMRLLGTRQYIRAMRRAATGTILSR, from the coding sequence ATGCAGCTTGCTTACCACAGCCCTGCTGCCTTCAGCCGCGTGCTTGAGCGCGTCAGCCGTTTGAATCCGACCTACTCCAGACTCGGTGTGACGCTGGAGCCGACGCCGCACATGGAACAGCACCGGGTTGTGCTCGGCAGCGGCGAACGGACGTTTCAGCAGGCCCGCGCCGCCCTGCGCGGCTGGCAGACCCATCAATCGCGCTGGCTCAGGCTTTATCCTGGTGGCGGGCCGCCCGCTGAGGGTCAAACTGTCCTTGTGCTGCTGTGTCTGGCAGGCTGGTGCCTGGCCTTCGGTTGCCGCATCGTGCGCGTGCTGGATGACGAGCGGCGCACGGGTTTCGCCTACGGCTCGCTGCCCGGCCACCCGGAGCGCGGCGAGGAATTGTTTTTGATCGAGTGGCACGAAGATGACCGCGTGACCTTCACCCTGCGGGCCGTCAGCCAGCCTGCCAACTGGGTTTACCGGCTGGGGCGGCCCGCCGCAGAGCTGATGCGCCTCCTCGGCACCCGGCAGTACATCCGGGCCATGCGGCGGGCG
- the lysS gene encoding homocitrate synthase: MTATDFPPHSQAQQIAAPPIPARSWAIIDSTLREGEQFARGNFKTGDKIEVARALDAFGAEYIELTTPMVSAQTASDIRQLADLNLNAKLLTHVRCAMEDVQRAVDTGVDGLDLLFGTSSFLREFSHGKSIGQIIESAQKVIGWIKEHHPNLELRFSAEDTFRSEEADLMAVYKAVSDLGVHRVGLADTVGVATPRQVYTLVREVRKVIHAECGIEFHGHNDTGCAVSNAYEAIEAGATHIDTTILGIGERNGITPLGGLLARMFTFDPQGLMDKYHLEMLPELDNMIARMVGLPIPWNNYLTGEFAYNHKAGMHLKAIYLNPGAYEAIPPQVFGVGRRIQAASKVTGKHAIAYKAREMGLHYGEEALRRVTDHIKALAEHDELDDQHLEKLLREWVSA; the protein is encoded by the coding sequence ATGACCGCCACCGATTTCCCGCCACACAGCCAGGCCCAGCAGATCGCCGCGCCGCCGATTCCAGCCCGCTCCTGGGCCATCATCGATTCCACCTTGCGTGAGGGCGAGCAGTTCGCACGTGGCAATTTCAAGACCGGCGACAAGATCGAGGTGGCCCGCGCCCTGGACGCCTTCGGAGCCGAGTACATCGAGCTGACGACTCCGATGGTGAGCGCCCAGACCGCCTCAGACATCCGGCAACTGGCCGACCTGAACCTGAACGCCAAACTGCTGACGCACGTCCGCTGCGCGATGGAAGACGTTCAGCGGGCAGTGGATACCGGCGTGGACGGCCTGGACCTGCTGTTCGGCACCTCCAGCTTTCTGCGCGAGTTCAGCCACGGCAAGAGCATCGGCCAGATCATTGAGTCGGCCCAGAAGGTCATCGGCTGGATTAAAGAGCATCATCCGAATCTGGAGCTGCGCTTCTCCGCCGAGGACACCTTCCGCTCGGAAGAAGCCGATCTGATGGCCGTTTACAAGGCCGTCAGCGACCTGGGTGTGCATAGGGTGGGCCTGGCCGACACGGTGGGCGTCGCCACGCCGAGGCAGGTCTATACCCTGGTGCGCGAAGTCCGCAAGGTCATTCATGCCGAGTGCGGCATCGAGTTTCACGGCCACAACGACACCGGCTGCGCGGTCAGCAACGCCTACGAGGCCATCGAGGCCGGGGCCACCCACATCGACACCACCATCCTGGGCATCGGCGAGCGCAACGGCATCACACCGCTGGGCGGGCTGCTGGCGCGGATGTTCACCTTTGACCCGCAGGGTCTGATGGACAAGTACCACCTGGAAATGCTGCCGGAACTGGACAACATGATCGCCCGGATGGTGGGCCTGCCGATTCCCTGGAACAATTACCTGACGGGTGAGTTTGCCTACAACCATAAGGCCGGAATGCACCTCAAAGCGATTTATCTCAATCCTGGCGCTTACGAGGCGATTCCGCCGCAGGTGTTCGGGGTGGGGCGGCGCATTCAGGCGGCCAGCAAGGTGACCGGCAAGCACGCCATTGCCTATAAAGCCCGCGAAATGGGTCTGCATTACGGCGAGGAGGCACTCAGGCGCGTCACCGACCACATCAAAGCGCTGGCCGAGCACGACGAACTGGACGATCAGCACCTGGAGAAGCTGTTGCGGGAATGGGTGAGTGCCTGA
- a CDS encoding aldo/keto reductase codes for MTNSNSNTLHQRPLGRTGLSVSEIGYGAWGISGKQWIGADDSESTRALERYITLGGNFIDTALAYGEGHSEKLVGEVARAHPGTLVATKIPPKNGKWPAEPGSHADDAFPAEYIVACTETSLRNLGMDSVDVQQFHVWNDSWLGEGSWREGVEQLKRDGWVKHFGISINDHQPENAIKAIEDGWVETVQVIYNVFDQTPADRLLDVCQQHGVGVIVRVALDEGALSGNVTPETRFPESDFRNHYFRGERKTELQPHLRAIEQALGISTAGVPEKALRFVLSHSAVSTVIVGMRSVKNVERNAALADGQGLPADQMEKLRGQRWDKNWYK; via the coding sequence ATGACCAATTCCAATTCCAACACCCTCCATCAGCGCCCACTGGGGCGCACCGGCCTGAGCGTCAGCGAGATCGGCTACGGCGCGTGGGGCATCAGTGGCAAACAGTGGATCGGTGCGGACGACAGCGAGAGCACCCGCGCCTTGGAGCGCTACATCACACTTGGGGGCAATTTCATCGACACGGCCCTCGCCTACGGTGAAGGTCACTCTGAGAAGCTGGTCGGCGAGGTGGCCCGCGCACATCCCGGCACGCTGGTCGCCACCAAGATTCCGCCCAAGAACGGCAAATGGCCCGCCGAACCCGGCAGCCACGCCGACGACGCTTTTCCTGCCGAGTACATCGTGGCCTGCACCGAGACCAGCCTGCGCAACCTGGGGATGGACAGTGTGGACGTGCAGCAGTTTCACGTCTGGAACGACTCGTGGCTGGGTGAGGGCAGCTGGCGTGAGGGCGTGGAGCAGCTTAAGCGTGATGGGTGGGTCAAGCACTTCGGTATCTCCATCAACGACCACCAGCCGGAGAACGCCATCAAGGCCATTGAGGACGGCTGGGTGGAAACGGTGCAGGTCATCTACAACGTCTTCGACCAGACGCCCGCTGACCGACTGCTGGACGTGTGCCAGCAGCACGGCGTCGGCGTAATCGTGCGGGTGGCGCTCGACGAGGGGGCGCTCAGCGGCAACGTGACGCCCGAGACCCGGTTTCCCGAGAGCGATTTCCGCAACCACTATTTCAGGGGCGAGCGTAAAACAGAGTTACAGCCGCACCTGCGGGCCATCGAACAGGCGCTGGGCATCAGCACCGCCGGGGTGCCGGAAAAGGCCCTGCGTTTTGTGCTGAGTCACTCGGCGGTCAGCACCGTGATCGTGGGTATGCGCTCGGTGAAAAATGTGGAACGCAACGCCGCGCTGGCTGATGGTCAGGGGCTACCTGCCGATCAGATGGAGAAGCTGCGCGGCCAGCGCTGGGACAAGAACTGGTACAAATAA
- a CDS encoding NAD-dependent malic enzyme, whose product MAQISRYYDVKRGSDGHRYLSVKVTGFSLLHIPLLNKSTGFTPEERRFLNLEGLVPPHTSTFEEQKQRTFQRYLQQVTDLDKHEFMRALQDRNEVLFYGIMADHLEELLPILYTPTVGEAVRVFSHIYRYPRGLSVSTLDVDRVDEMLGNVPLDDVRMIVATDSSAILGIGDQGFGGMAISIGKLSLYTAAGGVGPDKTLPVELDVGTNRQDLIDDPLYLGVHHTRLTGAAYDEFLDSFVEAAQARYPKVIIQWEDFARGTAFHVLGRYRKVIPSFNDDIQGTGAMALSGLISAARLKNETLQEQVFVVVGAGAGGIGVAGMIRSGLMRAGLSPAEASARVYVVDRFGLLMHGQNLEDHQLSFAKTPADVEGWISSERLAAGEWPSLYETVKYSGATALLGLSGVPNLFSQPIVEALHANAARPIVFPLSNPTANVEAQPADVLRWTTGEAIVASGSPFADVVLDGVTYPIGQGNNAFIFPGLGFGAIISRAREITDGMIMAAAETLADETAQHGGLVYPPISCIRDVSLKVAVRVARQAIFEGVAAEKRVRNLTDDELATFVQRRFWQPHYLPLRKAEDAQMLL is encoded by the coding sequence ATGGCTCAGATCTCCCGTTATTACGATGTCAAACGCGGCTCCGACGGACACCGCTATCTCAGCGTGAAAGTCACCGGATTCTCGCTGCTGCACATTCCGCTGCTCAACAAATCCACCGGCTTCACGCCCGAGGAACGGCGCTTCCTGAACCTGGAAGGGCTGGTGCCGCCGCATACCTCCACCTTCGAGGAGCAAAAGCAGCGCACCTTCCAGCGCTATCTCCAGCAGGTCACCGACCTCGACAAGCACGAATTCATGCGCGCCCTGCAAGACCGCAACGAAGTGCTGTTCTACGGCATCATGGCCGACCACCTCGAAGAGTTGCTGCCGATTCTGTATACCCCCACCGTGGGCGAGGCGGTGCGGGTCTTCTCGCACATCTACCGCTACCCGCGCGGGCTGTCGGTCAGCACATTGGACGTCGACCGGGTGGACGAGATGCTGGGCAATGTGCCGCTGGACGATGTGCGGATGATCGTCGCCACCGATTCCAGCGCCATTCTGGGCATCGGGGATCAGGGCTTCGGCGGTATGGCCATCTCGATTGGCAAGCTGAGCTTATATACGGCGGCGGGCGGCGTCGGCCCCGACAAGACCCTGCCCGTCGAGCTGGACGTGGGCACCAACCGCCAGGATCTGATCGACGATCCACTCTACCTGGGCGTTCACCACACCCGGCTGACCGGGGCCGCCTACGACGAGTTTCTGGACAGCTTCGTGGAAGCCGCTCAGGCCCGCTATCCCAAGGTCATCATCCAGTGGGAGGATTTCGCGCGCGGCACGGCCTTTCATGTGCTGGGCCGCTACCGCAAGGTGATTCCCAGCTTCAACGACGACATCCAGGGCACCGGGGCGATGGCCTTATCGGGCCTGATCAGCGCGGCCCGGCTCAAGAACGAGACCTTGCAGGAGCAGGTGTTCGTGGTGGTCGGCGCGGGCGCGGGCGGCATCGGTGTGGCGGGCATGATCCGCAGTGGCCTGATGCGGGCGGGCCTGAGTCCTGCCGAAGCCTCCGCCCGCGTGTACGTGGTGGACCGCTTCGGCCTGCTGATGCACGGGCAGAACCTGGAAGACCACCAGCTCAGCTTTGCCAAGACGCCCGCCGACGTGGAGGGCTGGATCAGCTCAGAGCGTCTGGCGGCGGGCGAGTGGCCCAGCCTCTACGAGACGGTCAAGTACAGTGGGGCCACCGCCCTGCTCGGTCTGTCGGGCGTTCCGAACCTGTTCAGCCAGCCCATCGTGGAGGCGCTGCACGCCAACGCCGCGCGGCCCATCGTGTTTCCGCTGTCAAACCCCACCGCCAACGTGGAGGCCCAGCCCGCCGATGTGCTGCGCTGGACCACTGGTGAAGCCATCGTCGCTTCGGGCAGTCCGTTTGCAGACGTGGTACTGGACGGCGTGACGTATCCCATCGGTCAGGGCAACAACGCCTTCATTTTTCCGGGACTGGGTTTCGGGGCAATCATCAGCCGCGCCCGCGAGATCACCGACGGCATGATCATGGCCGCCGCCGAGACGCTGGCCGACGAGACGGCCCAGCACGGCGGCCTGGTGTACCCACCGATCTCGTGCATCCGCGACGTGTCACTCAAGGTGGCGGTGCGGGTGGCGCGGCAGGCCATCTTCGAGGGCGTGGCCGCCGAGAAACGGGTCCGCAATCTCACCGATGACGAGCTGGCCACCTTCGTGCAGCGCCGCTTCTGGCAGCCGCACTACCTGCCGCTGAGAAAGGCCGAGGACGCCCAGATGCTGCTGTGA